The following proteins are co-located in the Halarcobacter sp. genome:
- a CDS encoding DUF4912 domain-containing protein, translated as MKIDSENLIKESLKNENDFSSASHVIDNFASEVKNTEVEFEIPNRYNKDTLRIILVNTEKYFVYWEVSDKTLDDEKINLENEKLFFKIDDIDGNELYSFDSSFALGDYYINSKFENMDILVRVGVIENGKFKELFCSNVIHTFSSKINFPSQDEYEALLSKGYSWSEIIRTTVEHFDSAGSSSKYIEELERLKTFIKQNEKDKISSSTNLKGNIDG; from the coding sequence ATGAAAATAGATTCAGAAAATTTGATAAAAGAGAGTTTAAAAAACGAAAATGATTTTTCTAGTGCTTCTCATGTAATAGATAATTTTGCCTCAGAGGTGAAAAATACTGAAGTAGAATTTGAAATACCTAATAGATATAATAAAGATACTTTACGGATAATATTAGTAAATACAGAAAAGTATTTTGTATATTGGGAAGTTAGTGATAAAACTTTAGACGATGAAAAAATTAATTTAGAGAATGAAAAATTGTTTTTTAAAATTGATGATATAGATGGAAATGAATTATATAGTTTTGATTCTTCTTTTGCTTTAGGAGATTATTATATAAATTCAAAATTTGAAAATATGGATATTCTAGTTAGAGTGGGTGTTATAGAAAATGGAAAATTTAAAGAATTATTTTGCTCAAACGTAATCCATACATTCTCTTCAAAAATAAACTTTCCTAGCCAAGATGAATATGAAGCCTTATTAAGCAAAGGATACAGTTGGAGTGAAATAATAAGAACAACAGTTGAACACTTTGATTCTGCAGGATCATCATCAAAGTATATAGAAGAGTTAGAGAGATTAAAAACATTTATAAAACAAAATGAAAAAGATAAAATATCTTCTTCAACAAACCTAAAAGGAAATATTGATGGTTAA
- the hoxU gene encoding bidirectional hydrogenase complex protein HoxU has product MLKDKVRVKTFKIDEVDVTGRSDATILEVANEHGIKIPTLCYLEGLSSVGSCRMCMVEVKGAKGLVPACTSKIKEGMEVTTNSEKLQSHRKMVLSMIFAERTHTCSVCVSNGHCELQDQAIELGLEHSHVPYIHKNFEIDASHKDYVYDPNRCILCTRCIRVCDEVEGAHALDLFGRGIDSKIIHDMDEPWADSESCTSCGKCVQVCPTGSLFEKGLSATEMVKKKNIVTNLIQARKNK; this is encoded by the coding sequence ATGCTTAAAGATAAAGTTAGGGTTAAAACATTCAAAATTGATGAAGTTGATGTTACAGGAAGATCTGATGCTACAATTTTAGAAGTTGCAAATGAGCATGGCATAAAAATCCCAACACTATGTTATTTAGAGGGATTAAGTAGTGTAGGTTCATGTAGGATGTGTATGGTTGAAGTAAAAGGAGCAAAAGGTTTAGTTCCTGCATGTACTTCAAAGATAAAAGAGGGGATGGAAGTTACTACAAATTCAGAAAAACTTCAATCCCATAGAAAAATGGTTTTATCAATGATTTTTGCAGAAAGAACCCACACTTGCAGTGTTTGTGTTTCAAATGGTCATTGTGAACTACAAGATCAAGCTATTGAGTTAGGACTTGAACATAGTCATGTGCCATATATTCATAAAAACTTTGAAATAGATGCTTCACATAAAGATTATGTTTACGACCCAAATAGATGTATTCTTTGTACAAGATGTATTAGAGTTTGTGATGAAGTAGAAGGAGCCCATGCCCTTGATTTATTTGGACGGGGGATAGATTCAAAAATCATCCATGATATGGATGAACCATGGGCTGATAGTGAAAGTTGTACAAGTTGTGGAAAATGTGTTCAAGTTTGCCCAACAGGTTCACTTTTTGAAAAAGGTCTAAGTGCAACAGAGATGGTTAAAAAGAAAAATATAGTAACAAATCTAATTCAAGCAAGGAAAAACAAATGA
- a CDS encoding NuoF family protein, which produces MLDSLENLKKLAQEKRDLKRNSHEELRVCVGSGCCSLGSEELLKDLKKEIKDNGLDERCKVKGVGCNGLCSEAIMVSHYHKVKDSASIYSKISATDSNSFIETLNKQTPIKKKKCDVTQSFFTRQKKIVLENAGIVDPDDIDDYIAYDGYLGLYTALEDMSPQDVINEIKISGLRGRGGGGYPTGLKWETVSKVDAQQKYIICNGDEGDPGAFMDRAIMEADPHKIIEGMALAGYACGATKGFIYVRAEYPIAVQKLNKAIKQARKKGILGNQIADSGFSFDIEVRLGGGAFVCGEATALVASIEGNRGNPRQKPPHLSDYGLWKSPTVLNNVETFANITPIIRNGGEWFKSIGTEKSPGTKVFALTGHIKNTGLVEVPMGITLRELIYDVGGGLNEGKKLKAIQTGGPSGGCIPEELLDIPVDYESLKSIGSIMGSGGLIVMDDSSNMVEVARFFMEFCQSESCGKCVPCRVGTSELTNLLDKFIKKDATKSDFELLKNMCEVVQDTSLCGLGQTAPNPVLSTIKYFEEEYLEGIKDA; this is translated from the coding sequence ATGTTAGATTCATTAGAAAATTTAAAAAAACTTGCTCAAGAAAAAAGAGATTTAAAAAGAAATTCCCATGAAGAATTAAGAGTTTGTGTTGGTAGTGGTTGCTGTTCTTTAGGTTCAGAAGAACTTCTAAAAGATTTAAAAAAAGAGATAAAAGATAATGGTTTAGATGAAAGATGCAAAGTAAAGGGGGTTGGATGCAATGGTTTATGCTCTGAAGCAATTATGGTTTCACATTACCACAAAGTAAAAGACTCCGCATCAATTTATAGTAAAATAAGTGCTACGGACTCAAATAGTTTTATTGAAACCCTTAATAAACAAACACCAATAAAGAAAAAAAAATGTGATGTTACACAAAGTTTTTTTACAAGACAAAAGAAAATTGTTTTAGAAAATGCGGGTATTGTAGACCCTGATGATATTGATGACTATATTGCCTATGATGGATACTTAGGATTATATACTGCATTAGAAGATATGTCACCTCAAGATGTTATAAATGAGATAAAAATATCTGGATTAAGAGGTAGAGGTGGTGGTGGATACCCTACTGGATTAAAATGGGAAACTGTATCAAAAGTTGATGCCCAACAAAAATATATTATATGTAATGGGGATGAGGGAGATCCTGGTGCTTTCATGGATAGAGCAATAATGGAAGCTGATCCACATAAGATTATAGAGGGCATGGCATTGGCTGGTTATGCTTGTGGAGCAACAAAGGGCTTTATATATGTAAGGGCAGAGTATCCAATTGCTGTACAAAAATTAAATAAAGCAATTAAACAAGCCAGAAAAAAGGGAATTCTTGGAAACCAAATTGCAGATAGTGGTTTTAGTTTTGATATTGAAGTACGATTAGGTGGAGGAGCATTCGTATGTGGTGAAGCAACAGCTTTAGTTGCTTCAATAGAAGGGAATAGAGGGAATCCAAGACAAAAGCCTCCACACTTAAGTGATTATGGTTTATGGAAGTCTCCTACTGTGTTAAACAATGTGGAAACATTTGCAAATATTACTCCTATAATAAGAAATGGTGGAGAATGGTTCAAAAGTATTGGAACTGAGAAATCTCCTGGAACAAAAGTTTTTGCCTTAACAGGTCATATTAAAAATACCGGTTTAGTTGAAGTCCCTATGGGAATTACACTAAGGGAATTAATTTACGATGTTGGTGGAGGCTTAAATGAAGGGAAAAAGTTAAAAGCTATTCAAACAGGAGGTCCAAGTGGAGGATGTATTCCTGAAGAACTTCTTGATATACCAGTTGATTATGAATCATTAAAATCAATAGGCTCTATCATGGGTAGTGGTGGGCTTATTGTTATGGATGACAGTTCTAATATGGTTGAAGTTGCAAGATTTTTTATGGAATTTTGTCAAAGTGAATCTTGTGGAAAATGTGTTCCATGTAGAGTGGGAACTTCAGAATTAACAAATCTATTAGATAAATTTATAAAAAAAGATGCAACAAAAAGTGATTTTGAACTTCTAAAAAATATGTGTGAAGTTGTACAAGACACCAGTCTTTGTGGACTTGGTCAAACAGCACCAAATCCAGTATTAAGTACAATAAAATATTTCGAAGAAGAATATTTAGAGGGGATTAAAGATGCTTAA
- a CDS encoding 1,4-alpha-glucan branching protein domain-containing protein — protein sequence MVKGYWVPVLHSHLPFVKHPKYENFLEEHWLFEAITECYIPLLKRLKKLEDDGIDFKLTTSVTPPLAEMLSDEHLMGKYRKYLDTHIELGDKEIERTINDEHFHSIANFYKETFIEIKEFFEGFLDGNVLNGYKHFYYNGSLEVITCGATHGYLPILSVNEHAVRTQIDIAVKAHKKHFGKHPNGIWLPECAYYDGLDKILNEKGIKFFIVDSHALTYGRPTSLNGVYSPTYTPNAVAAFGRDSQSSKQVWSSKEGYPGDFNYRDFYRDIGYDLDFDYIKPYINPDGIRVFTGFKYHKITGTTDYKEVYNPWVALEKTKEHAKDFHCHREQQFDHLSKLMDRTPMVVSPYDAELFGHWWFEGPEFLSNMFREIDKNKTIKAVTPMEYLNMYPKNQIVNPNPSSWGDKGYYDVWLNEGNDWIYRHLHEMADVMEAKAKEYFHTSDENISRVLTQMLRELLLAQSSDWAFLMTTATATEYSEKRTKEHISNFNELLGMINSNNIDFEKVNSLENKNSIFDFIDFRIFITS from the coding sequence ATGGTTAAAGGTTACTGGGTTCCAGTTTTACATTCACATTTACCCTTTGTAAAACACCCGAAATATGAAAATTTTTTAGAAGAACATTGGTTATTTGAAGCTATCACAGAATGTTATATTCCCCTTTTAAAAAGATTAAAAAAGCTTGAAGATGATGGTATTGATTTTAAGCTTACAACGTCAGTTACTCCACCTTTAGCTGAGATGTTATCAGATGAACATCTAATGGGCAAATATAGAAAATATTTAGATACTCATATTGAACTTGGAGATAAAGAGATAGAAAGAACTATAAATGATGAACATTTCCATTCAATTGCGAATTTTTATAAAGAAACATTTATTGAAATAAAAGAGTTTTTTGAAGGTTTCTTAGATGGAAATGTATTAAATGGATATAAACATTTTTACTATAATGGAAGTTTAGAGGTGATTACTTGCGGGGCAACCCATGGGTATCTGCCTATTTTAAGTGTAAATGAACATGCGGTTAGAACTCAAATTGATATAGCTGTAAAAGCTCACAAAAAACATTTTGGGAAACATCCAAATGGAATTTGGCTTCCTGAGTGTGCATATTATGATGGTTTAGATAAGATTTTAAATGAAAAAGGGATCAAGTTTTTTATTGTAGATTCTCATGCTTTAACCTATGGAAGACCAACTTCATTAAATGGAGTTTATTCTCCAACCTATACACCAAATGCAGTTGCAGCTTTTGGTAGGGATTCTCAATCATCAAAACAAGTATGGAGTTCAAAAGAGGGATATCCTGGTGATTTTAATTATAGAGACTTTTATAGGGATATTGGTTATGACTTAGATTTTGATTATATAAAACCTTATATTAATCCAGATGGAATAAGAGTATTTACTGGTTTTAAATATCATAAAATCACAGGAACAACAGACTATAAAGAGGTTTATAACCCTTGGGTTGCTTTGGAAAAAACAAAAGAACATGCAAAAGATTTTCATTGTCATAGGGAACAACAGTTTGACCATTTAAGTAAACTTATGGACAGAACACCAATGGTTGTTTCACCTTACGATGCGGAGCTTTTTGGTCATTGGTGGTTTGAAGGTCCTGAGTTTTTATCAAATATGTTTAGAGAGATTGATAAAAATAAAACAATAAAAGCAGTTACTCCAATGGAGTATTTAAATATGTATCCAAAAAATCAAATTGTAAACCCAAACCCTTCTTCTTGGGGAGACAAGGGCTATTATGATGTATGGCTAAATGAAGGAAATGATTGGATTTATAGACATCTTCATGAGATGGCAGATGTTATGGAAGCTAAAGCAAAAGAGTATTTTCACACAAGTGATGAAAATATCTCAAGAGTTTTAACTCAAATGTTAAGGGAACTACTTTTAGCACAAAGTAGTGACTGGGCTTTTTTGATGACAACAGCAACAGCAACAGAATATAGTGAGAAAAGAACAAAAGAGCATATATCAAATTTTAATGAATTACTTGGTATGATAAACAGCAATAACATAGATTTTGAAAAGGTAAATTCTTTAGAGAATAAAAACTCTATATTTGATTTTATTGATTTTAGAATATTTATTACAAGTTAA
- a CDS encoding phosphoglucomutase, alpha-D-glucose phosphate-specific (catalyzes the interconversion of alpha-D-glucose 1-phosphate to alpha-D-glucose 6-phosphate), which produces MGINKFAGKKAPKEILENIPKLISDYYVKVPDVENPAHLVSFGTSGHRGSASKNSFNEEHILAMAQAVAEYHLEKKHSQLFLGMDTHALSIPAHRTTLEVLAANGIKTYYAKDFEYTPTPVISHAILTHENSDGIVITPSHNPPSDGGFKYNFNDGGPADETITKVIEQRANEILKNDLEDIRVMDLDEALETGFLIEYDYITPYVEDLKNVIDMDAIKDANLKIGADAMGGSGMAFYRAIKEKYNLNMEIFNDTADFTFSFMHCDKDGKIRMDCSSSYAMAGLIDLKDQFDIAFGNDTDFDRHGIVTKSKGLLNPNHYLSVVIDYLSRNREFDGLGVGKTLVSSSMIDRVVKDNGKKVFETPVGFKWFVKPFIKKEIFFGGEESAGASFLRKNGEVWSTDKDGIILNLLAAEILAKTKKDPGEYYDSLIEKFGEPVYGRLDAPANVQQKQALKELKPEDIKQDTLAGEKIENIITKADNGAKIGGLKVVSQNGWFAIRPSGTEDIYKIYAESFKGADHLKLIQEEAQEIANSIFSNL; this is translated from the coding sequence ATGGGGATAAATAAATTTGCAGGAAAAAAGGCACCAAAAGAGATTTTAGAAAATATACCAAAATTAATAAGTGATTATTATGTAAAGGTTCCAGATGTAGAAAATCCAGCACATCTAGTTAGCTTTGGAACTTCTGGTCATAGGGGGAGTGCTTCGAAAAACAGTTTTAATGAAGAGCATATCTTAGCGATGGCTCAAGCAGTTGCAGAGTACCATTTAGAAAAAAAACATAGTCAACTTTTTTTAGGTATGGATACACACGCTTTATCAATTCCAGCCCATAGAACTACTCTTGAAGTTTTAGCTGCTAATGGTATTAAAACATATTATGCAAAAGATTTTGAATATACTCCAACTCCAGTAATCTCTCATGCAATTTTAACCCATGAGAATAGTGATGGAATTGTAATAACTCCTTCACACAATCCTCCTAGTGATGGTGGGTTTAAATATAATTTTAATGATGGTGGACCAGCAGATGAGACTATTACAAAAGTTATTGAACAAAGAGCAAATGAGATTTTAAAAAATGATTTAGAAGATATTAGAGTAATGGATTTAGATGAAGCATTAGAAACAGGTTTTCTAATTGAATATGACTATATAACTCCATATGTAGAAGATTTGAAAAATGTAATTGATATGGATGCCATAAAAGATGCAAATCTTAAAATTGGTGCTGATGCAATGGGCGGTTCAGGGATGGCTTTTTATAGAGCTATAAAAGAGAAGTATAATTTAAATATGGAAATATTTAATGATACTGCCGATTTCACATTTTCATTTATGCATTGTGATAAAGATGGAAAAATAAGAATGGATTGTTCTTCCTCATACGCAATGGCAGGATTAATTGATTTAAAAGATCAATTTGATATTGCCTTTGGAAATGATACTGATTTTGATAGACATGGGATTGTAACTAAAAGTAAAGGTTTATTAAATCCTAATCATTATCTATCTGTAGTGATTGATTATTTATCAAGAAATAGAGAATTTGATGGTTTAGGTGTTGGGAAAACTTTAGTTAGTAGTTCAATGATAGATAGAGTTGTAAAAGATAATGGTAAAAAAGTATTTGAAACACCAGTAGGATTCAAATGGTTTGTTAAACCTTTTATCAAAAAAGAGATATTTTTTGGTGGTGAGGAGAGTGCAGGGGCATCTTTTTTAAGAAAAAATGGTGAAGTTTGGAGTACAGATAAAGATGGGATTATTTTAAATCTTTTAGCAGCAGAAATTTTAGCAAAAACAAAAAAAGATCCAGGTGAATATTACGATTCTTTAATTGAAAAATTTGGAGAACCTGTTTATGGAAGATTAGATGCACCAGCAAATGTACAACAAAAACAAGCATTAAAAGAATTAAAACCTGAAGATATCAAACAAGATACTTTAGCTGGAGAGAAGATTGAAAATATCATAACTAAAGCTGATAATGGAGCAAAAATAGGTGGTTTAAAAGTTGTTTCTCAAAATGGATGGTTCGCAATAAGACCTTCTGGTACGGAGGATATATATAAAATCTATGCAGAAAGCTTTAAAGGTGCAGATCATTTAAAGTTAATTCAAGAAGAAGCACAAGAGATTGCAAATAGTATATTTAGTAATCTTTAA
- a CDS encoding cache domain-containing protein, which translates to MKSKNEKQLLKLIKYTPLILIFLFSIFVIIFTYIDQNAIFQTEKNSMKKEYITINKEKIKEIVNRACTYTNKTFNNTEKKLKESLKKEVLNAHAIAMNIYKQNADKSEEDVKKMIINALRPIRFNKTRGYLFIYETDGKNILNAGFPNLEGKSLWNYQDLKGTFLLQEMKEILSNSDETFYDWYWEKPDDNESKEVKKIGFFKKFTPYNWFIGTGEYLEDFEVDVKENILTYLRELRYGKNGYIFVFDYDGNSLVHLNKKIENRNYKEFKENKQMYSIGKKVVDTGKKGESFLQYEGIFNPNKKNLSMKTVYIKNVPNLKWIIGTGFYEDELYEKINNTQEKYEKRFEKYIQDMLIIALILTIIFLFLSIYITSLLEKKFITYRKEIDKHIKDNTRQQNILAYQSRMAGMGEMIGNIAHQWRQPLSNILTVTSGMKLKKELGILEDKELNESFDQVANTIKYLSGTIDDFRNFFKPDKKFKKCLAQDIFKKVMTLLSAQFKAHDIEIVSNIDFIEFQTIENELIQVLINIFNNAKDELLDKDSKKLIFIDMYEKDKKIFISIKDNAGGVPENIKDKIFEPYFTTKKDKQGTGIGLYMSKEIVVKHLKGKFYLNNETFKYDEKQYKGAVFTIELDKEEEI; encoded by the coding sequence ATGAAATCAAAAAATGAAAAACAACTTTTAAAACTTATAAAATATACTCCATTGATACTGATTTTCCTTTTTTCTATTTTTGTTATCATTTTTACATATATTGATCAAAATGCAATTTTTCAAACAGAAAAAAATAGTATGAAAAAAGAATATATAACAATTAACAAAGAAAAAATTAAAGAGATTGTAAATAGAGCTTGCACTTATACTAATAAAACTTTTAATAACACAGAAAAAAAATTAAAAGAATCTTTAAAAAAAGAAGTTCTGAATGCACATGCTATTGCGATGAATATCTATAAACAAAATGCTGATAAATCAGAAGAAGATGTAAAAAAGATGATTATAAATGCACTAAGACCTATAAGATTTAATAAAACTAGAGGTTATCTATTTATTTATGAAACTGATGGGAAAAATATATTGAATGCTGGTTTCCCAAATCTTGAAGGGAAGTCTTTATGGAATTATCAAGATTTAAAAGGCACCTTTCTTTTACAGGAGATGAAAGAAATATTATCAAATAGTGATGAAACATTTTATGATTGGTATTGGGAAAAACCAGATGACAATGAGTCTAAAGAGGTTAAAAAGATAGGTTTTTTTAAAAAGTTTACTCCTTATAATTGGTTTATAGGTACAGGTGAATATTTAGAAGATTTTGAAGTAGATGTGAAAGAGAATATATTAACTTATTTAAGAGAATTGAGGTATGGGAAGAATGGGTATATTTTTGTATTTGATTATGATGGAAACTCATTAGTTCATTTAAATAAAAAAATTGAAAATAGAAATTATAAAGAGTTTAAGGAAAATAAACAAATGTATTCGATAGGGAAAAAAGTTGTAGATACTGGTAAAAAAGGGGAAAGTTTTTTGCAATATGAAGGGATATTTAATCCAAATAAAAAAAATTTATCAATGAAAACTGTATATATAAAAAATGTCCCTAATTTAAAATGGATAATAGGTACAGGTTTTTATGAAGATGAATTATATGAAAAAATAAATAATACACAAGAAAAATATGAAAAAAGATTTGAAAAATATATACAAGATATGTTAATTATTGCTTTGATATTAACTATAATTTTTTTATTTTTATCCATATATATTACTTCCTTATTAGAAAAAAAATTTATAACTTATAGAAAGGAAATTGACAAACATATTAAAGATAATACAAGGCAACAAAATATATTGGCATATCAATCAAGAATGGCAGGTATGGGAGAGATGATTGGAAATATTGCTCACCAATGGAGACAACCTTTATCAAATATATTAACGGTAACTAGTGGAATGAAGTTAAAAAAAGAGTTAGGGATTTTAGAAGATAAAGAGTTAAATGAATCTTTTGACCAAGTTGCAAATACTATTAAATATTTATCAGGTACAATTGATGATTTTAGGAACTTTTTTAAACCTGACAAAAAGTTTAAAAAGTGTTTAGCTCAAGATATATTTAAAAAAGTTATGACTCTACTTAGTGCTCAGTTTAAAGCCCATGATATTGAAATTGTTTCAAATATTGATTTTATAGAGTTTCAAACTATTGAAAATGAATTAATTCAAGTATTGATAAATATATTCAATAATGCAAAAGATGAATTACTTGATAAAGATAGTAAAAAATTAATTTTTATTGATATGTATGAGAAAGATAAAAAGATATTTATTAGTATAAAAGATAACGCAGGAGGAGTCCCTGAAAATATAAAAGATAAGATTTTTGAACCATACTTTACAACAAAAAAAGATAAACAGGGCACAGGAATAGGCTTATATATGAGTAAAGAAATAGTAGTTAAGCATTTAAAAGGAAAATTTTATTTAAATAATGAAACTTTTAAATATGATGAAAAACAATATAAAGGTGCAGTATTTACAATAGAATTAGATAAAGA
- the hoxE gene encoding bidirectional hydrogenase complex protein HoxE: MLATIPNDSRYKMVEKTMKKLNYDRSALIETLHTAQESFGYLENETLKFIARRLKIPFSKVYGVATFYHYFRLKPKGKHTIVVCMGTACYIKNANKILERLEQRFKIKAGETTKDNLVSLISARCVGACSLAPIAIYDNKSVGHLDVDQSIIEAEELIKC, translated from the coding sequence TTGTTAGCAACTATACCTAATGATTCCCGTTACAAGATGGTTGAAAAGACCATGAAAAAATTAAATTATGATAGAAGTGCGCTAATTGAGACATTACATACTGCACAAGAAAGTTTTGGTTATCTTGAAAATGAAACGTTGAAATTCATTGCAAGAAGGCTTAAAATACCTTTTTCAAAAGTATATGGTGTTGCAACATTTTACCATTACTTTAGACTAAAACCTAAAGGAAAACATACAATAGTTGTTTGCATGGGTACAGCCTGCTATATAAAAAATGCAAATAAAATACTTGAAAGACTTGAACAAAGATTTAAAATAAAAGCAGGAGAAACTACAAAAGATAATTTGGTTTCTCTAATTAGTGCTAGATGTGTTGGGGCATGTTCATTGGCACCTATTGCTATTTATGATAATAAGTCTGTTGGTCATCTAGATGTTGATCAATCAATTATTGAAGCTGAGGAGTTAATAAAATGTTAG
- a CDS encoding Ni/Fe hydrogenase subunit alpha, whose amino-acid sequence MGEKIVISPVTRIEGHAKITIDLNEKKEVEDARIHVTQYRGFEKICEGRPYTEMPALTARTCGICPVSHAIASSKACDNLLAVRPPKAARNLRRIINLAQIVQSHALNFYHLSSPDFVYGFDAKPEDRNIFKLMQTNPEMAKDGIKLRAFGQKIIETLGGKRIHPTWIVPGGVSHEITKETKESILAQIPEAMDIAQNTLKYYIQSLHKFEKEINSFANFPSLFMSIVSKKGKLEHYDGFLKFIDSQGNILEEKIDPKDYKDYIGEAVEEDSFLKSPYYKPLGYKEGMYRVGPLARLNIANRCGTYLADIEFERFKNLNNGKPVLNSFYYHYARLIEIIYAIERIEELLNEEQTLDSQIRAYASINRNQGVGCSEAPRGTLFHDYKSDNNGVITGVNLIIATGNNNLAMNQGVKQVAQTFVDGKDIRDGDLNRVEAVIRCFDPCLSCSTHALGVISSNIEIRDFNKNIIENIKRG is encoded by the coding sequence ATGGGTGAGAAAATAGTTATAAGTCCAGTAACAAGAATAGAGGGTCATGCTAAAATCACAATAGATTTAAATGAAAAAAAAGAGGTTGAGGATGCAAGAATACATGTAACTCAATATAGGGGATTTGAAAAAATTTGTGAAGGAAGACCTTATACAGAAATGCCAGCACTTACAGCTAGAACATGTGGTATATGTCCTGTAAGTCATGCTATAGCTTCATCAAAAGCTTGTGATAACCTTTTGGCAGTTCGGCCACCAAAAGCAGCTAGGAACTTAAGAAGAATTATAAACTTAGCTCAAATAGTTCAATCACATGCTTTAAACTTTTATCATCTTAGTAGTCCAGATTTTGTTTATGGATTTGATGCAAAACCAGAAGATAGAAATATATTTAAACTTATGCAAACTAATCCAGAAATGGCAAAAGATGGAATTAAACTAAGAGCTTTTGGTCAAAAAATTATTGAAACTCTTGGGGGAAAAAGAATCCATCCAACATGGATTGTTCCAGGTGGAGTAAGTCATGAGATTACCAAAGAAACAAAAGAGAGTATCTTAGCTCAAATTCCTGAAGCAATGGATATAGCCCAAAATACACTTAAATATTATATTCAAAGTCTGCATAAATTTGAGAAAGAGATAAACTCTTTTGCAAATTTTCCATCACTATTTATGTCTATTGTAAGTAAAAAGGGAAAACTTGAGCACTATGATGGATTTTTAAAATTTATTGATAGCCAAGGAAATATTCTAGAAGAAAAAATTGACCCAAAAGATTATAAAGATTATATTGGAGAAGCTGTTGAAGAGGATAGTTTTCTAAAATCTCCATATTATAAGCCATTAGGTTATAAAGAAGGAATGTATAGAGTTGGACCCCTTGCTAGATTAAATATTGCAAATAGATGTGGAACATATTTAGCAGATATTGAATTTGAAAGATTTAAAAACCTAAACAATGGAAAACCTGTGTTAAATTCATTTTATTACCATTATGCAAGACTAATTGAAATTATCTATGCAATAGAAAGAATAGAAGAGTTATTAAATGAAGAACAAACACTAGATTCACAAATAAGAGCCTATGCAAGTATTAACAGAAATCAAGGAGTAGGTTGTTCAGAAGCACCAAGAGGTACTTTATTCCATGATTATAAATCTGATAATAATGGAGTAATCACAGGAGTAAATCTAATAATTGCAACAGGGAATAACAATCTTGCTATGAATCAAGGTGTAAAACAAGTTGCCCAAACTTTTGTTGATGGTAAAGATATAAGAGATGGGGATTTAAATAGAGTCGAAGCTGTTATTAGATGTTTTGACCCTTGTTTAAGTTGTTCAACCCATGCTTTAGGAGTAATCTCTTCAAATATTGAGATAAGAGATTTTAATAAAAATATTATAGAAAATATAAAAAGAGGATAA